The sequence AAAGCATTATGAAACCAAACCTCCAAAACCCAATAAGCACTGATGGGTTAGAATATGACTAACAAAGGCCCTCATACCCCTCATGCTTGCTTCTAGTTACTAACGGTTTTCCCCTTGATCCATGCCCCTGAGAGGTAGTCAGGAGGAGGATGCTGTGACTCTGAGGGTAAGGTGATGTGTCCTTATTGGCAGAGAAGAACTCAGCACCTAGGGCCTCTTGATCAGTGTCCTGCTATCTCCCCTGAACTCTCCAAAGTAGGGATATTAAGAGAACCAGGCCCTTTCCAGAAATATCCTACAAGTTGGTGTGCAGGCAGTTCTCTGAGTGGTCTCTCTTATCTCTGcctagaaaagtaaaaaagacagAGTAGGAGCAGCCAAGAAGATCCAGGCCTGGTGGCGTGGCACCCTGGTGCGCCGGACATTGTTGCATGCAGCCCTGAGGACTTGGATGATTCAGTGCTGGTGGAGACTGACAATGGACAGGCTGCTGCAGAAGAAGCGGAGGGCAGCCCTGATTGCCTATGCCTACAGAGAGAGGGCAGTGGTCAAGCTCCAGTCTCTGGTCCGCATGTGGCGCATCCACTGGCGATACTGCCAGGTGCTCAATGCCATCTATGTCATCCAGTACCACTGGCAATGCCACAACTGCCAGGCCTGTGCCCTCCTCCGGGGCCACTGCGTGGTCACAGCCACGCACCTGC is a genomic window of Cervus canadensis isolate Bull #8, Minnesota chromosome 22, ASM1932006v1, whole genome shotgun sequence containing:
- the IQCF2 gene encoding IQ domain-containing protein F2, producing MGVRFCKDGHFIQIVIEDSEEITMMKMKERKKKREKSKKDRVGAAKKIQAWWRGTLVRRTLLHAALRTWMIQCWWRLTMDRLLQKKRRAALIAYAYRERAVVKLQSLVRMWRIHWRYCQVLNAIYVIQYHWQCHNCQACALLRGHCVVTATHLQFHIEIINP